From Leptospira langatensis, the proteins below share one genomic window:
- a CDS encoding efflux RND transporter permease subunit has translation MKTILEYFLSKTIFVNLLTFLIIFFGGLAAVRMNREAFPNINFDIVSVSTLYLGASPQEVEKLVTNPLEKAIKEVDGIKEYRSASIEGRSGIVITLDPDTKNTQKVVDDIKSAIDRVEDLPEEAEDPIVTEITTARTPVIEVSVTLKKDDGSVEAEKRLRQQAKIVEQALLDISGVAKVARRGWRETEMQVDILPGSLNGLYLTGQDVINALKNRNVNVPGGNIVGLEKEVILRTIGEFDTPDEISKVHVRGNEIGNAIRIHDIARVTEGLREADYVENVNGKKTIALTVLKRQSSDAIKVVDEVKETVRKFGESNPEFEYAFVNDLSKYIRRRLNVLISNATFGMILVTASLFFFLGWRVALMTALGIPVSFGATFILMNQFGLTLNLISMFGLVLVVGILVDDAIIICENVYRYIEEGLPPYEATLKGTLEVVSPVTATVTTTIAAFAPMLFMSGIFGKFVFSIPLVVIIALCASLSEAFFILPNHLYDINKRNVKTGEIKGESGWFARFRNTKYIPVLKYALKHPWLMSWGVFGLLIASFVILAGYPRFKLFPGSVDQFYVKISAKTGSSLPETYRYLKVLEQEISQIPKEDLENYATRVGIIQANPNDPFTKRGKHFGMVMAYLTAEENRKKCHKTDDIIKRLRKRTLWLLNETSRKQEEEKILKEAEGQKDECAGHDPVVIPEEFASLRGKLLSLEYEKISGGPPVGKPVAIEIRGDSYDTLLKIAAEYKEILGKVDGVADIADDFNEGKDEVRIRVSESLASTAGVSVFRVAQAINTAFQGTVATKIKRTDEEVEVKVRFPESYRTSVENLNHVFVSNIAGKMIPVSRLVTMQKNPGVSNINHLDSKRLVTVSANLTGKSTNPRLANAQAKKLADERKILDKYPGYTVRFGGENKDTDESFASLGIAFGAAFIIIYIILASLFGSLLQPVVVVSAIPFSFIGVILAFVSHGEYFGFLAFLGIVGLAGVVVNDSIVLVDFANTLRRENPNKDILDVLLETGNLRLRAVILTTVTTVLGLLPTAYGIGGFDPFLVPMALAFGWGLAFASLITLIMVPVFYLHLYRYQTWFSKKIEQIFGKRQKVASTALHYFEPQNYTTTPSGKKKK, from the coding sequence ATGAAAACCATCCTAGAATATTTTCTCTCGAAGACTATCTTCGTGAATCTTCTCACCTTTTTGATCATTTTCTTCGGCGGGCTGGCAGCAGTCCGAATGAATCGGGAAGCCTTTCCGAATATTAACTTCGATATAGTTTCGGTTTCCACTTTGTATTTGGGAGCTTCTCCCCAAGAGGTAGAGAAGCTTGTCACGAACCCGCTGGAAAAAGCGATCAAGGAAGTGGACGGGATCAAGGAATACAGATCCGCTTCTATCGAGGGAAGATCCGGTATCGTGATCACTTTGGATCCGGATACTAAGAATACGCAAAAGGTCGTGGATGATATCAAGTCCGCTATCGATAGAGTGGAAGACCTACCGGAAGAAGCGGAAGATCCTATCGTTACGGAGATCACCACTGCCCGCACTCCAGTGATAGAAGTTTCCGTTACTCTAAAGAAGGATGACGGATCGGTCGAGGCGGAGAAGAGACTACGCCAGCAGGCCAAGATCGTTGAGCAGGCCTTATTGGATATTTCCGGGGTCGCAAAAGTGGCACGCAGAGGTTGGAGAGAAACCGAGATGCAGGTGGATATCCTACCTGGTAGCCTGAACGGACTCTATCTAACCGGGCAGGACGTAATCAATGCATTAAAGAATCGTAACGTAAACGTTCCTGGTGGGAATATAGTAGGTCTGGAGAAAGAGGTAATTCTCAGGACCATCGGAGAATTCGATACTCCGGACGAGATCTCTAAGGTCCACGTGAGAGGAAATGAGATCGGAAATGCGATCCGTATTCATGATATAGCCAGGGTTACAGAGGGCTTACGAGAAGCCGACTATGTGGAGAATGTGAACGGCAAGAAGACGATCGCGCTCACCGTTCTGAAACGTCAAAGTTCGGATGCCATTAAGGTGGTGGACGAGGTTAAGGAAACCGTCCGAAAATTCGGAGAAAGCAATCCCGAATTCGAATACGCATTCGTAAACGATCTCTCTAAGTATATTAGAAGAAGGTTAAATGTACTTATCTCGAATGCGACTTTCGGAATGATACTAGTCACCGCTTCCCTATTCTTCTTTTTAGGGTGGAGAGTAGCCCTTATGACTGCGCTTGGGATCCCGGTTTCCTTCGGCGCAACCTTCATTTTGATGAACCAGTTCGGACTCACGTTGAACCTGATCTCCATGTTCGGGCTAGTGCTTGTAGTCGGGATCTTGGTGGATGACGCAATCATTATCTGCGAGAACGTATACCGCTATATAGAAGAAGGGCTTCCTCCTTACGAAGCCACTCTGAAAGGAACCCTGGAAGTCGTCTCTCCCGTGACAGCGACGGTGACTACTACAATTGCCGCATTCGCTCCTATGCTCTTCATGTCCGGGATCTTCGGGAAATTCGTATTTAGTATTCCATTAGTCGTGATCATTGCACTTTGTGCTTCTCTTTCGGAGGCATTCTTCATTCTTCCGAATCACCTCTATGATATCAATAAACGGAACGTGAAAACGGGAGAGATCAAAGGCGAATCGGGTTGGTTTGCCAGATTCAGGAATACAAAGTACATTCCGGTCCTTAAATACGCTCTCAAACATCCTTGGCTTATGAGCTGGGGAGTCTTTGGGCTTTTGATCGCAAGCTTTGTGATCCTTGCAGGCTATCCCAGATTCAAACTCTTTCCGGGATCTGTGGATCAGTTTTACGTAAAAATATCAGCAAAGACGGGATCCAGTCTTCCGGAAACCTATCGTTACCTGAAAGTCTTAGAGCAAGAGATCTCCCAGATCCCTAAGGAAGATCTGGAGAATTATGCTACCAGGGTCGGGATCATCCAGGCCAATCCGAACGATCCGTTCACAAAACGAGGAAAGCATTTCGGAATGGTAATGGCTTATTTGACTGCCGAAGAGAACAGGAAGAAATGCCATAAGACCGACGATATTATCAAGAGACTTAGAAAAAGAACATTATGGTTATTGAATGAGACTTCTCGCAAACAAGAAGAAGAAAAGATCTTAAAAGAAGCAGAAGGCCAAAAGGACGAATGCGCCGGACATGATCCGGTGGTTATTCCTGAGGAATTCGCATCTTTGAGAGGAAAGCTTTTGTCCTTAGAATACGAAAAGATCTCCGGAGGACCTCCCGTTGGAAAACCGGTCGCAATCGAGATCCGCGGGGATAGTTACGATACACTTCTGAAGATCGCTGCCGAGTACAAGGAAATCCTAGGAAAAGTAGATGGAGTCGCCGATATCGCCGACGATTTTAACGAGGGAAAGGATGAGGTGAGGATCCGAGTCAGCGAATCCCTCGCCTCTACAGCCGGAGTTTCCGTATTCCGCGTGGCACAAGCGATCAATACCGCATTCCAAGGAACGGTTGCTACCAAGATCAAGCGCACGGACGAAGAGGTAGAAGTCAAGGTCCGCTTTCCGGAATCCTATCGTACTTCTGTAGAGAATCTAAACCACGTATTCGTTTCGAATATTGCGGGCAAGATGATCCCTGTCTCTCGCTTGGTGACCATGCAAAAGAATCCCGGGGTTTCCAATATCAATCACTTGGATAGCAAGAGGCTTGTCACTGTTTCGGCTAACTTAACAGGAAAGAGCACGAATCCTAGGCTAGCTAATGCGCAGGCCAAAAAGCTTGCGGATGAAAGAAAGATCTTGGATAAGTATCCGGGCTATACGGTCCGATTCGGTGGAGAGAATAAGGACACCGACGAGTCCTTTGCATCTTTGGGGATCGCTTTCGGAGCGGCTTTCATTATCATCTATATTATTCTCGCTTCCCTATTCGGTTCCTTATTGCAACCTGTAGTAGTGGTGAGTGCCATTCCTTTCTCCTTTATCGGAGTGATCCTGGCATTCGTTTCCCATGGAGAATACTTCGGGTTCTTGGCATTTTTAGGAATTGTGGGACTCGCAGGAGTTGTCGTAAACGATTCCATCGTTCTCGTGGATTTTGCAAATACTCTCCGAAGAGAAAATCCGAATAAGGACATCCTGGATGTTCTATTAGAAACTGGGAATTTGCGATTGAGAGCGGTGATTTTGACCACAGTAACCACTGTTTTAGGTTTATTGCCTACGGCTTACGGGATCGGGGGCTTCGATCCGTTCTTAGTCCCAATGGCTCTTGCCTTCGGTTGGGGACTTGCATTTGCCAGCTTGATCACTCTCATCATGGTTCCGGTATTCTATCTGCATCTATACAGATACCAAACCTGGTTCTCTAAAAAAATAGAGCAGATCTTCGGTAAAAGACAAAAGGTTGCCAGTACTGCTCTCCATTACTTCGAGCCGCAGAACTATACGACTACACCATCCGGCAAAAAGAAGAAATAG